In Archangium violaceum, the following are encoded in one genomic region:
- a CDS encoding DUF167 domain-containing protein yields MAASWLKEVPGAVELAVLVQPRASRTRVVGEHDGMLKLQLAAPPVDGEANAALLEFLARQLGVPRRQVTLVAGDASRRKRVRVEGLGAAEVQAVMSGGT; encoded by the coding sequence GTGGCCGCCTCCTGGCTCAAGGAAGTCCCCGGCGCGGTGGAGCTGGCCGTGCTGGTGCAGCCCCGGGCCTCGCGCACCCGCGTGGTGGGCGAGCACGACGGGATGCTGAAGCTCCAGCTCGCCGCCCCTCCCGTGGATGGCGAGGCCAACGCCGCCCTGCTCGAGTTCCTGGCCAGACAGCTGGGTGTACCCCGGCGGCAGGTGACGCTGGTGGCCGGTGACGCCTCGCGTCGAAAACGGGTTCGGGTCGAGGGGCTTGGCGCGGCGGAGGTCCAGGCTGTTATGTCTGGGGGCACGTGA
- a CDS encoding peptidase MA family metallohydrolase: MRHLLLLLTLLLSPLAGAQEEYLGPTPQAGHANGGVEPAMVPAARPELVVGELTTPRFRILYTARSEGAARQLATTIESVRDTFVGVLGRDWPGVTELRVGVNREEFEALALPGGAPPGWAVALAYPEHRIVLLNALTMAGPEGQVTLRHEMAHVALGQLGKRWPRWFQEGFAQNVTGENFSMTHYSALFHAVTQEKVFHFEHLSEDWPDLPSDVELAYAQSAAFVAWLAARHGPEGMGRLVDEVSTGQPFEQAFGKAFHASLLVEELDWREGLAARYGWLPLTTSTSLVWLGATGLVLAAYVRRRKQKAENLAEMEEQEAAEDAAMRAAFEAELAQQRQQQELVPLSPPPADEGTPETADTAATTEWYESSASHGPEFEDDEEGPPRPSKPTVH; encoded by the coding sequence ATGCGCCACCTGCTGCTGCTCCTGACGTTGTTGCTGTCCCCCCTGGCGGGAGCACAAGAGGAGTATCTCGGCCCCACCCCCCAGGCGGGCCATGCCAACGGCGGCGTGGAGCCCGCGATGGTGCCCGCGGCCCGGCCGGAGCTGGTGGTGGGCGAGCTGACCACGCCCCGCTTCCGCATCCTCTACACCGCGAGATCCGAGGGCGCCGCGCGCCAGCTGGCCACCACCATCGAGTCCGTGCGCGACACCTTCGTGGGCGTGCTCGGGCGGGACTGGCCGGGGGTGACGGAGCTGCGCGTGGGGGTGAACCGCGAGGAGTTCGAGGCGCTGGCACTGCCCGGGGGCGCGCCTCCGGGCTGGGCGGTGGCGCTGGCCTACCCGGAGCACCGCATCGTCCTGCTCAACGCGCTGACGATGGCGGGGCCCGAGGGCCAGGTGACGCTGCGCCATGAGATGGCCCACGTGGCGCTGGGACAGCTCGGCAAGCGCTGGCCGCGCTGGTTCCAGGAGGGCTTCGCGCAGAACGTCACCGGAGAGAACTTCTCCATGACGCACTACTCGGCCCTCTTCCACGCGGTGACGCAGGAGAAGGTGTTCCACTTCGAGCACCTCTCCGAGGACTGGCCGGACCTGCCCTCGGACGTGGAGCTCGCCTATGCGCAGAGCGCCGCCTTCGTGGCGTGGCTGGCGGCGCGGCACGGGCCCGAGGGCATGGGCCGGCTGGTGGACGAGGTGTCCACGGGACAGCCCTTCGAGCAGGCCTTCGGCAAGGCCTTCCACGCCTCGCTCCTGGTGGAGGAGCTGGACTGGCGGGAAGGACTGGCGGCGCGCTACGGCTGGCTGCCGCTGACGACGAGCACCTCGCTGGTGTGGCTGGGGGCCACGGGGCTGGTGCTGGCGGCCTACGTGCGCCGGCGCAAGCAGAAGGCGGAGAATCTGGCCGAGATGGAGGAGCAGGAGGCCGCCGAGGACGCGGCGATGCGCGCGGCCTTCGAGGCGGAGCTCGCCCAGCAGCGGCAGCAGCAGGAGCTGGTCCCTCTCTCGCCGCCCCCCGCGGACGAGGGCACCCCGGAGACGGCGGACACGGCCGCGACCACCGAGTGGTACGAGTCGTCCGCGTCGCACGGCCCGGAATTCGAGGACGATGAGGAAGGTCCGCCTCGTCCGTCCAAGCCGACGGTGCATTGA
- a CDS encoding sensor histidine kinase yields the protein MGESPHKESLTLQLEAAEERLRVVLGLTDSLVFEIDADGRYLSVLTQSDELLAVPREEMMGRTLVEVLGPEIAAPFMERIQYVLTTGQPDRFEYSLEIAGTRRWFSADGMMVPQRASVAFLVRDVTQQKSLELRLLQADRLAALGTMAAGVSHEVSSPLSYIRSNLRFIAEGLAELRQVLSGAEGIPDRPRMERTLEECEEALTEAQQGTERIHHVVGDLKTFARGEDADSLEGQVDVRRALETSINMAMPELKHRARVLRYLQPVPPVRGSESRLGQVFLNLLLNAAQAISEGAPDKNAVEIRLWAEDGQVVSEIHDTGQGISPENLKRIFDPFFTTKPAGVGTGLGLAICQGIVTAMQGEISVLSTVGKGTCFRVVLPVAPSTETGD from the coding sequence ATGGGTGAATCGCCCCACAAAGAATCGCTGACACTCCAACTGGAGGCGGCCGAGGAGCGACTCCGGGTAGTGCTCGGCCTCACGGACAGTCTTGTCTTCGAGATCGACGCCGACGGCCGCTACCTCTCGGTGCTGACCCAGTCCGACGAGCTGCTGGCCGTCCCCCGTGAGGAGATGATGGGACGCACGCTCGTCGAAGTGCTCGGCCCCGAAATCGCCGCCCCCTTCATGGAGCGCATCCAGTACGTCCTGACCACGGGACAGCCCGATCGTTTCGAGTATTCGCTGGAGATCGCGGGCACACGCCGCTGGTTCAGCGCCGACGGGATGATGGTGCCCCAACGCGCGAGCGTGGCCTTCCTGGTCCGGGACGTCACCCAGCAGAAGTCGCTCGAGCTGCGGCTGCTCCAGGCGGACCGGCTGGCGGCGCTCGGCACCATGGCCGCGGGCGTGTCACACGAGGTGAGCAGCCCCCTGAGCTACATCCGCTCCAACCTCCGCTTCATCGCGGAAGGGCTGGCGGAGCTGCGGCAGGTCCTGAGCGGCGCGGAGGGCATTCCGGACCGTCCCCGCATGGAGCGCACGCTGGAGGAGTGCGAGGAGGCGCTCACCGAGGCCCAGCAGGGCACCGAGCGCATCCACCACGTGGTGGGCGACCTGAAGACGTTCGCGCGAGGAGAGGATGCGGACTCGTTGGAGGGCCAGGTGGATGTCCGGCGGGCGCTGGAGACGTCGATCAACATGGCCATGCCGGAGCTGAAGCACCGGGCCCGGGTGCTCCGGTACCTGCAGCCGGTACCACCGGTACGCGGCAGCGAGTCGCGCCTGGGACAGGTCTTCCTCAACCTGCTGCTCAACGCCGCCCAGGCCATCTCCGAGGGCGCGCCGGACAAGAACGCCGTGGAGATCCGCCTGTGGGCCGAGGACGGCCAGGTGGTGAGTGAGATCCACGACACCGGCCAGGGCATCTCTCCCGAGAACCTGAAGCGCATCTTCGATCCGTTCTTCACCACCAAGCCTGCGGGCGTGGGGACGGGCCTGGGGCTCGCCATCTGCCAGGGCATCGTCACCGCGATGCAGGGGGAGATCTCCGTGCTGAGCACCGTGGGCAAGGGCACCTGCTTCCGCGTGGTGCTGCCCGTCGCGCCCTCCACCGAGACCGGGGACTGA
- a CDS encoding J domain-containing protein: MSAAVASNWNWRTLENVEVECTHCGVRMTGHSGPRVKYFRCGSCHRWVSSTYTDVFRADAKMRTHPVKEKTESDERFIAVKDRLEQWLAALDDQDPYRVLGVSPLDSPDVVRARFRELALERHPDRGGSEAKMRELNVAYEKILRHRQRKRLEAQESGRPLREATSLPARGR; encoded by the coding sequence ATGAGCGCGGCGGTTGCATCGAACTGGAACTGGCGGACCCTGGAGAACGTGGAGGTCGAGTGCACGCACTGTGGAGTGCGGATGACCGGCCATTCGGGCCCTCGGGTGAAGTACTTCCGCTGCGGTTCGTGCCACCGCTGGGTGTCGAGCACCTACACGGACGTCTTCCGTGCGGACGCGAAGATGCGCACGCACCCGGTGAAGGAGAAGACGGAGTCGGACGAGCGCTTCATCGCGGTGAAGGACCGGCTGGAGCAGTGGCTGGCGGCGCTGGACGATCAGGATCCGTACCGGGTGCTGGGGGTGTCGCCGTTGGACTCGCCGGACGTGGTGCGGGCGCGCTTCCGTGAGCTGGCGCTGGAGCGGCACCCGGACCGGGGCGGCTCGGAGGCGAAGATGCGCGAGCTGAACGTGGCGTACGAGAAGATCCTCCGCCACCGTCAGCGCAAGCGGCTGGAGGCGCAGGAGTCGGGCAGGCCGCTGCGCGAGGCCACGTCGCTGCCCGCGCGCGGCCGGTAG
- a CDS encoding DivIVA domain-containing protein, which yields MKITPLDIRQKRFETALRGFSRREVEAFLELIAGEFEEVVKENIALKEELKRTQLKLEQHVERERTLQETMVTAQRISEDMKAAAKKEAEIILADAEHQAEKIVHGAHQRLVQVVEDINELKRQRAQFESQVKSVVEAHQKLLETFSGRTFADKDYARVEDNVAYLTQKKAQNGE from the coding sequence ATGAAGATCACCCCGCTCGACATCCGGCAGAAGCGTTTCGAGACGGCCCTGCGCGGCTTCTCGCGGCGCGAGGTGGAGGCCTTCCTGGAGCTCATCGCCGGTGAGTTCGAGGAGGTGGTGAAGGAGAACATCGCCCTCAAGGAGGAGCTCAAGCGCACCCAGCTCAAGCTGGAGCAGCACGTGGAGCGCGAGCGCACCCTCCAGGAGACGATGGTCACCGCCCAGCGCATCAGCGAGGACATGAAGGCCGCCGCCAAGAAGGAGGCGGAGATCATCCTCGCGGACGCCGAGCACCAGGCGGAGAAGATCGTCCACGGCGCCCACCAGCGGCTGGTGCAGGTGGTGGAGGACATCAACGAGCTCAAGCGCCAGCGCGCCCAGTTCGAGTCCCAGGTGAAGTCCGTGGTGGAGGCGCACCAGAAGCTGCTGGAGACCTTCAGCGGGCGCACCTTCGCGGACAAGGACTACGCGCGCGTCGAGGACAACGTGGCCTACCTCACCCAGAAGAAGGCCCAGAACGGCGAGTAG
- a CDS encoding imm11 family protein encodes MLKQKDIDEHGQGVDPWLFDKGKAIHLAGRPILGISHLGIPLDFSLTELATPVVTERVVSLFQSLELEKEVQFIPAQVEGRSEPYFILNVLQVIRCIDDARCEEVAYWTPEDGEPELVGKYQKVYGLKVDPARLGDANICRPWGWTGAIIVTERIKLAMDDAGITGTRFREA; translated from the coding sequence GTGTTGAAGCAGAAGGACATCGACGAGCATGGGCAAGGAGTGGATCCCTGGCTGTTCGACAAAGGGAAAGCCATCCATCTGGCGGGAAGGCCCATTCTCGGGATTTCCCATCTCGGCATCCCGCTTGATTTCAGCCTGACCGAGCTTGCTACGCCCGTGGTGACCGAGCGTGTCGTCTCCCTCTTCCAGAGCCTGGAGCTCGAAAAGGAGGTCCAGTTCATTCCTGCCCAGGTGGAGGGAAGGTCAGAGCCCTATTTCATCCTCAATGTCTTGCAAGTCATCCGGTGCATCGACGACGCCCGGTGCGAGGAGGTGGCGTATTGGACGCCCGAGGATGGCGAGCCGGAATTGGTCGGCAAATACCAGAAGGTCTACGGGTTGAAGGTAGATCCGGCCAGACTCGGCGACGCCAACATCTGCCGTCCCTGGGGATGGACGGGCGCCATCATCGTCACCGAGCGCATCAAGCTGGCCATGGATGACGCTGGCATCACCGGCACCCGGTTCAGGGAGGCCTGA
- a CDS encoding AHH domain-containing protein produces MFSRVVLVLSLLLLVPLSARGAPPETVTVRQYPGPEEGRRLVLTFRQLGPEPALTRFSVEEARAFVEALEIGFQVVGPRSMPPSLAGAPVGVVRAGMFLGPLSDAPPSDLERRVRAAFVELQGPSSLPLAASLENSRWFQALKLSPRYMDEGVREAAMELLTSPTVAYSMAVSMMLYMAAWAAPEPVFSKALAAAVTLGLLMTYSAVELHTVGVACLNLYREAEAAKTQEQLEAVAERFGKAIGGVGLRVLVTVAGAKLAKGLPEVPRGGLWARLSPPRFAFGRGGGGGGFTFGAGARAQVSVADGTVVLMGVSANTTASALASVAASARTTGDCRDASNKGDAKAHHLATDKNDISDASGGPWTPRFKDLFDRAGMSFDDPANIVYLVGHVGPHPKDYHEAVFSRLRASLGDCRLLVDCRSRLTKALDMIAGEVCTSGSKLNKLATRRP; encoded by the coding sequence ATGTTTTCGCGCGTCGTCCTTGTTTTGAGCCTGCTGTTGCTGGTGCCGCTCTCGGCCCGAGGTGCTCCACCTGAAACCGTGACGGTGCGCCAATACCCCGGTCCCGAGGAGGGCCGCAGGTTGGTGCTCACCTTCAGGCAACTCGGGCCGGAGCCGGCCCTGACACGGTTCTCCGTGGAGGAGGCACGAGCGTTCGTGGAAGCCCTGGAGATTGGGTTCCAGGTGGTGGGGCCACGGTCGATGCCACCCTCACTGGCGGGAGCACCGGTAGGCGTGGTGAGGGCGGGCATGTTCCTCGGGCCCCTGTCAGATGCTCCGCCCTCGGACCTGGAGCGGCGTGTGCGCGCGGCCTTCGTGGAGCTCCAGGGTCCGTCCTCCCTGCCGCTGGCGGCATCGCTGGAGAACAGCCGGTGGTTCCAGGCGCTCAAGCTCTCGCCTCGCTACATGGACGAAGGAGTGCGCGAGGCGGCCATGGAACTGCTCACCTCGCCCACCGTCGCGTACTCCATGGCCGTGTCCATGATGCTGTACATGGCGGCGTGGGCTGCGCCCGAGCCTGTGTTCTCCAAGGCCTTGGCCGCGGCGGTGACGCTCGGGCTGCTGATGACATACAGCGCGGTGGAGCTGCACACCGTAGGGGTGGCTTGCCTGAATCTGTACCGGGAGGCGGAGGCGGCGAAGACGCAGGAGCAACTGGAGGCAGTGGCCGAGCGCTTTGGAAAGGCAATAGGGGGAGTGGGGCTGCGGGTGCTGGTGACGGTGGCGGGGGCGAAGTTGGCCAAGGGATTGCCGGAGGTGCCCAGGGGCGGGCTATGGGCGCGCCTTTCGCCTCCACGCTTCGCCTTCGGGAGAGGGGGAGGGGGAGGCGGTTTCACCTTCGGGGCCGGGGCACGCGCTCAGGTGAGCGTGGCGGACGGCACGGTGGTGCTCATGGGCGTGTCAGCCAATACGACGGCATCCGCACTGGCCTCGGTGGCTGCTTCGGCCCGGACGACCGGAGATTGCCGGGACGCCTCGAACAAGGGTGACGCCAAGGCGCATCACCTCGCCACCGACAAGAACGACATCTCCGACGCCTCTGGCGGTCCTTGGACTCCACGGTTCAAGGACCTGTTTGACCGAGCTGGAATGAGCTTCGATGATCCAGCGAACATCGTCTATCTCGTTGGCCACGTGGGGCCACATCCCAAGGACTATCATGAAGCGGTGTTCAGTCGTCTCCGCGCATCGCTGGGGGACTGCAGGCTCTTGGTCGACTGTCGAAGTAGGCTGACGAAGGCTCTCGATATGATTGCTGGTGAAGTCTGTACGTCCGGTTCGAAACTCAACAAACTTGCCACGAGAAGGCCATGA
- a CDS encoding spermidine synthase produces the protein METDSDRKVIHEARSPFGTVFVVDVGDRRTLRFDSPHGTVQSAILKSEPLAVPTSYVRVATAGLAFTRGRSRALVVGLGGGAFPMLLHRLLPRLVVDVVELNPVVVEVATRFFGVREDSRLRIMVEDGGRFMARQNPRYDLIFLDAFSNSGTPDHLKEALFIEDVRRRLEPGGVAVINIALEESRNVASRVDTFARAFEGCAQLRGASDTNNLILVGTLEPPPSEPQFWHQLWRLGRELGFPGLAQSVVSFQRAVRV, from the coding sequence ATGGAGACCGACTCGGACCGGAAGGTCATCCACGAGGCCCGTTCGCCTTTTGGAACCGTGTTCGTGGTGGACGTGGGCGACCGGCGCACGCTCCGCTTCGACAGCCCCCACGGCACGGTCCAGAGCGCCATCCTCAAGAGCGAGCCGCTCGCCGTCCCCACCAGCTACGTGCGCGTGGCCACCGCCGGGCTCGCCTTCACCCGGGGCCGCTCCCGGGCCCTGGTGGTGGGACTCGGCGGGGGCGCGTTCCCCATGCTGCTGCACCGGCTGCTTCCCCGCCTGGTGGTGGACGTGGTGGAGCTCAATCCGGTGGTCGTGGAGGTGGCCACGCGCTTCTTCGGCGTCCGCGAGGACTCCCGGCTGCGCATCATGGTGGAGGACGGGGGCCGCTTCATGGCCCGCCAGAATCCCCGGTACGATCTCATCTTCCTGGACGCGTTCTCCAACAGCGGGACGCCGGACCACCTGAAGGAAGCGCTCTTCATCGAGGACGTCCGGCGCAGGCTCGAGCCCGGGGGCGTCGCGGTGATCAACATCGCGCTCGAGGAGTCGCGGAACGTGGCGTCGCGAGTCGACACCTTCGCCAGGGCCTTCGAGGGCTGCGCGCAGCTGCGCGGCGCCTCGGACACCAACAACCTCATCCTGGTGGGCACCCTGGAGCCGCCGCCCTCCGAGCCCCAGTTCTGGCATCAGCTCTGGCGGCTCGGGCGCGAGCTGGGCTTCCCGGGGCTGGCCCAGAGCGTGGTGTCCTTCCAGCGGGCCGTGCGCGTGTAG
- the proC gene encoding pyrroline-5-carboxylate reductase, translating to MLEQTIAFLGAGNMAEALIKGLLRSGTARPESIIATGRRGDRIEELQRTYGVRTTLDNVAAVREADVVVLSVKPQVLDKVLVQVAPAVDPHKLVISVAAGVPIAVMERRLGAGARIIRTMPNTPSLVGAGACALARGEHASDEDLAVATRIFQAVGITTVVDENLLDAVTGLSGSGPAYIFLIIEALSDAGVKVGLPRYTAQKLAAQTVLGSAQLLIETGIHPGQLKDQVTSPGGTAIAGLHTLEAGGLRTTLINAVEAATRRAKELGEQFLEKS from the coding sequence ATGCTCGAACAGACGATCGCCTTCCTCGGCGCCGGCAACATGGCCGAAGCGCTCATCAAGGGCCTGCTGCGCTCCGGCACCGCCCGCCCCGAATCCATCATCGCCACCGGCCGCCGCGGAGACCGCATCGAGGAGCTGCAGCGCACCTACGGGGTGCGCACCACCCTGGACAACGTGGCCGCCGTGCGCGAGGCGGACGTGGTGGTGCTGTCCGTGAAGCCCCAGGTGCTGGACAAGGTGCTCGTCCAGGTGGCGCCCGCGGTGGACCCGCACAAGCTGGTCATCTCCGTGGCCGCGGGCGTGCCCATCGCCGTCATGGAGCGGCGGCTGGGCGCCGGGGCCCGCATCATCCGCACCATGCCCAACACCCCCTCCCTGGTGGGGGCCGGCGCCTGCGCCCTGGCCCGCGGCGAGCACGCCAGCGACGAGGACCTGGCCGTGGCCACCCGCATCTTCCAGGCCGTGGGCATCACCACCGTGGTGGACGAGAACCTCCTGGACGCCGTCACCGGCCTGTCCGGCAGCGGCCCCGCCTACATCTTCCTCATCATCGAGGCCCTCTCGGACGCGGGGGTGAAGGTGGGTCTGCCCCGCTACACCGCCCAGAAGCTGGCCGCCCAGACGGTGCTCGGCAGCGCCCAGCTGCTCATCGAGACGGGCATCCACCCCGGCCAGCTCAAGGACCAGGTGACGAGCCCCGGCGGCACCGCCATCGCCGGCCTGCATACCCTGGAAGCAGGCGGGCTGCGCACCACCCTCATCAACGCCGTGGAGGCCGCCACCCGCCGGGCGAAGGAGCTCGGGGAGCAGTTCCTGGAGAAGTCCTAG
- a CDS encoding RNA ligase family protein yields the protein MERKLVSVQCVDHLEPIAGADNILKARVMGWDVVVKKGEFTPGDPCVFFEIDSVLPSGAPWAEFLRPRGFRVKTARLRGVLSQGLALPVSILSGEVPPRGTDVREQLGVVKFEPVLPDTREIAGPFPGQVPKTDELRLQSALGVLDELRGLDFYVTTKLDGTSATFFRPLEGELVACSRNWALRRGPNPVWRMAERYALDTVLPPGFAVQGELCGPGIQKNRLGLSDLDLFVFSVHDTRTGVYLDQTALAAFCAERGLRTVPVEHVVTGDAARTFDHGLEHYLKLAQGFYTGTRNRKEGIVVRPLVERHSPTLGGRLSFKVINNDFLLKDED from the coding sequence ATGGAGAGGAAGCTGGTGTCCGTGCAGTGCGTCGATCATCTCGAGCCGATCGCGGGCGCCGACAACATCCTGAAGGCGCGTGTGATGGGCTGGGACGTCGTCGTCAAGAAGGGCGAGTTCACCCCGGGCGATCCCTGCGTCTTCTTCGAGATCGACAGCGTCCTGCCCTCGGGGGCACCGTGGGCGGAGTTCCTCCGGCCGCGAGGCTTCCGGGTGAAGACCGCGCGTCTGCGCGGGGTGCTGTCCCAGGGGCTCGCCCTGCCCGTCTCCATCCTCTCCGGCGAGGTTCCCCCGCGGGGCACCGACGTGCGGGAGCAGCTCGGGGTCGTGAAGTTCGAGCCGGTGCTGCCCGACACGCGGGAGATCGCCGGGCCCTTCCCGGGCCAGGTGCCCAAGACGGATGAGCTCCGCCTGCAGTCGGCGCTCGGCGTCTTGGACGAGCTCCGAGGCCTCGACTTCTACGTGACGACGAAGCTGGATGGGACGTCCGCGACCTTCTTCCGGCCGCTCGAGGGCGAGCTCGTGGCCTGCTCCCGCAACTGGGCGCTGAGGCGCGGGCCGAACCCGGTGTGGCGCATGGCCGAGCGGTACGCGCTCGACACGGTCCTCCCGCCCGGCTTCGCCGTGCAGGGCGAGCTGTGTGGCCCCGGCATCCAGAAGAACCGCCTGGGCCTCTCCGATCTCGACCTGTTCGTGTTCAGCGTCCACGACACCCGGACCGGGGTGTACCTCGACCAGACCGCGCTCGCCGCGTTCTGCGCCGAGCGGGGGCTGCGCACCGTCCCGGTCGAGCACGTCGTCACGGGCGATGCCGCACGCACGTTCGACCACGGCCTCGAGCACTACCTGAAGCTCGCCCAGGGCTTCTACACGGGCACCCGCAACCGCAAGGAGGGCATCGTGGTGCGGCCCCTCGTGGAGCGCCACTCGCCCACGCTCGGGGGCAGGCTGTCGTTCAAGGTCATCAACAACGACTTCCTGCTCAAGGACGAGGACTGA